The sequence GTGATAAAATCCTAAATCACCAGTACGATACAGACGCTCCTGACTCACGGGGTGAGTGATAAACCGCTCCGCCGTACGTTCAGCATCATTTAAATACCCTCGAGCCAAAGACACCCCGCTACAATAAAGTTCAGATACCACCCAATCAGGCACATCAGAAAGGGATTCATCCAATATATGGTAGCCACAGTTTGCAATCGGGCGCCCATAAGGGACGCTAGACCAACCGGCCTCTATGCCTTCAATCTTATGCGCAATATTCCACATCGTCGTTTCTGTCGGCCCACCTACGCTGTACACCACTGTTTCTTCACTGCTTAAAGCGCGGATCCGATCGGCCAACGGCAAGGGTAGCCAATCGCCGCCCAATAAAACCGTCCTTAGATGACCAAAGCAATACTGTTTATACTCGCCCCAGGTCAACAACATCTCCATCATCGCAGGCACCGACACCCAGCCATTCACATCGTATTGATGCATTAACTGTGCCCACGCTTCTGGATTTTTGCGGTCTCCCTCGGCTGGTAAAACCAGAACCCCACCACTGACCATGACGCCTAATACATCGAAGACAGACATATCATGATGCAGTGCCGAGACGCCCAACATGACCAAACGCTCTGAAGCTGTAAATAAATGTTTCAAGCTGTAATCAATAGCATTCAATACCCCACGCCACTCAATCATGACGCCTTTGGGCTGGCCAGTAGTACCAGAGGTATAAATCACATAGGCCAAATCATCTAACTTTGTGTGGTAGCCTGGTAAAGACTGTGGGGCCGGTACGGCTCCTGCAAATAGCACCTTCGCGTGCTGAGATAAGTGTAAAACAGAGCCTGATGAATGCCCGGCTAGTAAGCCCTCAGTTTGCTCATTGACGATGATGACATCAGGCTGTGCATCTTCCAGAATAGCGTGTAGACGTGCTTGGGGCTGGTCGCAGTCTAAAGGCAAATAAGCTGCACCTGCGGCCAAAGCCCCCCATACTGAAACCGCTTGTAACTGGCTCTTGGGCAATAAAATAGCCACAATGGCTGGTTTCGAGGAGGCCCCTACAGCCTGACTAAGATAGCTACCGAGTCGGCTGCTTTGCTGGTACAAATCTCCATAACTCAATTGACCGTCACCCGCAATAACCGCAACCTGATCTGCTTGTCCTGGTTGATCTAGTCGGGTCACAAACTGCTGATATAAAGGCCGCTGATCATAAGGCTGCGGCATATGGTTAAATTGATGACGGACGGTTGATTGATTAATGGATACAGCCAAAGGTGATGAATGAGATAGCCATATTTGCCCTCCTTCTTGGCCTAGTTGCTGTAAAAGCCATTGATAGGCAGTAAACATAGCCTGTATCAAATGGGCAGGAAAACGCTCCTGAACGTAATCCCAATTCACATTCAATTGACCCTTAGCAAAATGATATTGGCTGTCTAACCATACCTGAGGCGTTTGTGACAGTGAAAACACCATTTCTCCGAACCATTCTAAATCAGAAGCACCATGAGGATTGACGCTGTCTGGCGCTGGCGTGAAAACAACCGGCATGGCCCCAAAAGAAGAGGCTCCTGAACGCTTCATCATTTCCCGTAATAGTCTGACGCCAGAAACCTGGCCAAAAGCCATCTCGGCCCAAAGCTGTCTTTGAATACCCACGATTCGGTCTTGCCACGAGGCATGATTCGTTAAATCTAAGCTTAATAAGCTAAACGTTGCGAACTCACCTATCACATGATTAATGTCAGAATGTATTTGCGGGCGGTTAAATCTAGGAATATTTAATGTAAACTGATTAGTATTAGCCCAATAACTCATCACTTCGGCAAAGGCACCTAAGAGCAAACCATTCAGCGTCACACCTAAGGAGGCACTGATGTTCAATAGCCGTTTCGTTTCCTCCGAGGAGAACTGGTGCGCTACGCGAGCGAACTTGCCTTTACCGGTGAATTGGGTCGTAGGTAACTTAGGTGCGGGATGAAAGGTCTCTATTCTTTCTTGCCAATAGGCCAAAGCGGCCTGATATTCTGGCGTTTTCTCCTGTTCTTTAGTCCAATGTATGTAATCTTGAAACGTGTAACTCAACCCAGGTAAGGTAGTTTCAGGCCGTTGGTACAAAAGATTAAGCTCATGAAATAAAATATTAATACTTCGACCATCGATACACCAAATATCTAAACTCAACGTTAAGCGACTAAGCGTCCCAAGTTTAAATACGCAAATTGAAAATTGTGGCCAACTGGCAATATCCGCTTTTCTTTGCGCCTGCTGATCGCGAGAAGCCAACAAAAAAACCTCTTGCTCAGCCTCTGTCCACCCAGACAAATCCTCACATCGTATCTCATAAGCGGGTAAGTCGTTTAAAATCACCTGTTGCCCATCCGGTAACGCAACCACTCTCAACATATCATGCCGAGCCAACAGACAATCCCAGGCATGCCGAAATTGCCCTAAATTAAAATGAGGAACGTCAATTTCAAAATACACATGCATGGCGCTGGCATCCTCAGCCAAAACATCCTGCCGCCCCACCCAATATGCCTGCTGCATATCAGACATAGGAAAAGCGGTTGGATTTTGTTTTGCCTTAATGTCTTTTTCTCGTGTATTTGAATCAGATGCATTCAATACTGTGTTTCTATCTTCCATTTGTTTTCCCACTTTGTGATTTAAGATGCTTAATGCTTACCTAGTCAAAAACTGGTTAAGCCTGATCCCCAGCTAAGGTTTCAAAAAGATAATCCACCAAAAGGTCGATCGTTGGATAGCCAATCAAAATGCCAATATCAATATCAAATGCCAAAGCTTTATGGATGTATATCTGATAAGCAATAATGTTCATCGAATTACCGCCTTGTTCAAACATACTGACGTCCGTACGCACAACCCTGCCCAATACTTCTTCCATACCGTCGCTCAACACTTGCCTCAGCATTTTTTTATCCATCACGGCTCGGTTACTTACCTGATTCAAATGCTCAGCCCCCCTTGCCACAACGGGTGGCTGAACAAGCCCACCTTCATCTCTTAACGCGTACTGAGCTCTGTTCTGGGCTGGTTCCGAGGTGAATAATGACAATTTATTTAATGCTAGCTCTGGCATCGTCACTAAGTTTTGCAACATCTGTATATAAGCTTTTAATAGAACATTGATGCTGAACTCATCGAAAAGCTCATCGGCATAATCAATCACTAATTTCATGTGTTGGTTATGCTCAAATAAAAACAAATTAAGGTCAAAACGAACGGTTTTCTGCGTTTGCTCCGGATGCATAAAGAGCGATAAGGAGGTCTCATCAAAGACAAGATCTTCAACTAAATTCTGATGTGTGCAGATCACTTGCACCACGGGATGGTATAAAGCCGAACGAGGATGATTGACCTGCTGGGTAATCTGGGTAAAAGAGTAAGGTTGATGTGCTAAAGATTGAGACACTGTTGTCAATAAGCGCTCAAGGTGTTCTGATAAGGAGCCCTGTTCAGATAGCTGAGCGCGAAAAAGGACGACGTCACTAAAAAAGTCAACGACCTCATCCAATGCACCCTGATCACGGCCCGAAACACCTCCACCAATCACGATGTCTCGCTCATTACACCAAAGCGATAGAGTCATCATAAAGGCGCTCATCAATACATGATAACCACCAACCTGATGTTTGATGGCCAGCAGGCGAACCGCTTCCAACAGCGTATCAGGAACGTCCATACATAATGTACGCCCAGATAAAGTTCGGCCTTCTGAACGAGGATAGTCTAAAGGTAGGTTGAGACAATGCGGCATGTCTTTTAAATGCTGCTTCCAGAAAGCTGCCGCCTTATCAATCTGCACTAACAAGGCTGGGTCATTACGTTTGAAATACTCATAATCAATACCTTGATGCAAAAGTGGTTCCAGCACCTCACCATGGTATAAACGATTTAAATCCCTAAAGAAAACCTGTAATGACCATGCATCTACAATAATGTGATGAGCCACAAGAATCAAAATGCTTTTTGCTCGGCCCTGCTTGCCACCCATTTTGGGCGTCAATAGCATCATCTTCATCAATGGAGGGCAACTCAAATCAAAGGGCTCTGACATCAACCGGTTATATTCAACCAAAGAATCCGCCACAGTATCGTCACACATTCGATACGTTAAGCCGATAACGCCGAAAGGATGAATCAATTTCGCAGGCGCATTGCCTACAATATCGAAGGCTGTTCTCAACGCTTCATGGCGCATGACCAATTGATTTAATGCCTGCTGTAATTGCTGAGCATCCAAAATACCATCAATTGAATACATTAGCCCTAAATGGTTAGAAAGACTATGCTGTTTACTAGTTTTACTCGTATACCAGGCCCCTAACTGATTTTCGGACAATGAGTGGTGAATCGCTCTATCGGCTATTGGCCAAGATTGCTCTTGAACCATGGGCAAGGTTTGAATTAACTCGGATTGCTGAGCAATGGTTGGAGCATGAAACACATCAACCAGCGATAAATCCACATTGAACTCAGACTTCAAGCTATTTAGCAAGCGCGTTGCTAAAACTGAGTGGCCGCCCAGCATAAAAAAATTCTGATGAATGTCAATGTTGCCATCTGTCCCTAGTAATGTACGCCATAGCTGGGCAATTTTTTGTTCGATGTCATTTCTAGGGAGCACCACATCAGCCTGCTCTCCTCGAACAAGCAGATAATTTTCTGCAAGAAGCATGGCGACCGCTCGACGATCAACCTTTCCACCTCTCAATTTAGGAATGTCAGGGATAAGCATAATAATACTGGGCATTGATGAACGAGGTAGGACTCTTTGCAGTTCTTCATAAATCTGCGTTTGATCAATCCCTTGACTGGCAACTACCAATACGCCTAATACAAGGTCACCATTATGAGCCAGCACCGTAGCGGAACAAGCAGCTAACACGCCGGCACAGTCGCACACGATCCTATCAATAGCGCGCAGATCAATCCTCACCCCGCGAATTTTAATCTGATCGTCACGGCGTCCCAAAACCACCATTTGACCAGCCTCATTAATTAAACCAAAATCACCAGTTTTAAACCAATACTGCCCCTGCTCTCTAAAAAACTTTGTTTCCTGCTCTGGTTGAGCAAGCGCATAACCATGAGCCAAAACCGGCCCGCCACAACATAACTCACCAACACATCCCCTAGGCAATATCCAGCCATCGGGGTTAACGATGCGGGCTGCAGCATGACTAAGCAGTGTCCCTGCAGGAATCAACCCGTTCTCAGAGCCCTTGACTTCATAGGCAATGATGTCTGCACTCATTTCTGAAGAGCCATAAATATTAATGATTTTTGCCTGAGGCATGCATAATCTCGCACGCTCGGTCAGTTGACTAAACAATAGCTCCCCACTGACAATAATGTGCGTTAACGAGGTTAACGCATCCTCCCGTCGTTCAAGCTCCGCACACATTTCTGACAGTAACGTAGGCGTTAAAGTGATTCTAGTGGCTTGTTGTGCCCGCACATATTCAACCAAGGCAATCGGATCCTTACGTACATCGTCCTTTGCAATAACTGCTCTACGCCCAATAACAATTGGCATAAATAGCTCTGCGTAGATGTCCACAAAACTCACAGATGTCTTCAGCACAAACACATCAGTTTGATCACTAGGATAAGCTCTTTCGCCCCAATAAATCCGATTGAGCAAACCAAAACGACGGCCTTCAATGGCTTTAGATGCTCCAGTTGAGCCCGAGGTGTAGACCAGATAAACAACCTCTGTCTCCGCAGAAGGCACCGGCTCAGTTGACGACAAAAAATTAAACAGGCTTAAAGAAAAGAAAGGTTGTTGATTAGGTACGTTAACCACGAACTCATCGTTTGTAACCACCAGCACGACCTGGGCTCTTTTTGTTAACTCATTGATTCTCTCAGGCGTATCAATGGTATCTAACAGTAATAATGTGCCGCCCAGCCTTAGCACTGCCAATGACGCAATCACCATCGAGACACCATAAGGCAAGAGAATCCCAACCCGATCAGTCTGTTTCACCCCTTTCGACTGCAGTGCAGCCGCCAATACCTGACTACGTTGCCATAAGTCTAAATAGGTATAGTTCACCCCTTGGTCAGTAAAAATAATTTGGTTTGGCTGTGCTTTTACCTGCCTATCTAATAACTCACTAATCGGTAAATTCTCAAACGGATCAAGCGTCCCGGCTAACGTCGACATAGCTTTGTTTGCTGGATATAAAGGTAGTTGACTGAGTAAAGTCTGATCTTTAGCCCTCACCATCATCGTCAAAACATGCTTAAATCCCTCAAGCATCATTGCGACCAAATGGTCCCCAACTTGATGTTTTGCATAATTAACTTCACATAACAAGCCTTCATTTGTTGGGTATAACCAAAATTCAATGGCAGTCCGATGGGAGCCCATACCGAAATCACCACCCGTCTTTAATGATAGAGTAAGGCCATCTTCTTCATAGGTTTTTTCCAGCACTCCATCATTAAATATCAAAGCCACATCAAAAAATGGATGTTGCCCAACCGTACGAACGGGATTGCAGGCTTCAACCACTGCCTCAAATGGCACATGCTGCCAGGCAAAGTCTGCCACTATCTGTTGGTGGCTACACTGCATGGCTTCCGATAAGGTTGCATGTACGTTAAAGTCAAAGCGTAAGGTCAATAAGTTAATGAAATTACCTACACTTTTTTCAAAGTCACTATTAACCCGATTTGAGACATAGGTGCCGAATGTCACGTCCCCCTCTGTTTTAAACCGAGATAAGACTAATTGTAATGCTACTGAAAATGCCGTAAATAATGTTGTTTGATGCTGACGAGCAAACGCTCTCAGAGCATCAACATCCGCTTTTTCAATCTGCCTGAACATCGTGCCATTCGTCGTATCATCTGATTCAGCCGCTGCATACGGCAAGACTAACGGCTCCATGTCTTGTAATCTCTGCTGCCAATAGGCCATACCTGACTGCAAACTCTCTTGCTGTTCCGGCGAACGCTCCCATTGAATATAGTCAATATAATCAAACGATAACTCTGGCAAGCTTTTATCATGATAAAGAGTCAGTAGCTCGCGCACCAATACATCGCAAGAAACGCCATCAAACACAATGTGGTGTACCAATAAGTGTAAATAATGTGATTCTTCAGATAATTTAATTAAATGAGCGTGAAATAACGGATCCTTATAGACATCTAATTCACGTGCGCAACCAGTTAAATAATCCATGTGAATTTTTTGTTGCTGCTCTGCTGGTGAAAAATCGGACCAATCACTAAATCTTAACTCAATATCATATGCATCCATCTGTAAGCAAGGTTCGCCTGCATCAGTGGTCACTATCCGACTGTTTAATAGTCTATGTCGTTGAATTAAATTGTGTAGGGCCCGCTTAAATTTAGAGGGTGCCAAAAAACCGCGTATTTCAAAACTTAATGGAATGTTATATTTAGCACGATCAGAAGCCTTGTCTAACGTCATCTGGAACCAAAAACCTCTTTGAGAGGAAGATAAGGGTATCCTTTGGTGTCTAGCCACCGACAACGATTGATGAGAAACCGACGACGCATTATTTTTCGAGGCAATCAATTCTGCCTGTTCCCACAATTTTAAATGAGTCAATAAATCAGGCAGCGTCACCGATACTTGAAATTCAGACTGGATTCGTGAAAGCAGGCGAATCAATAAAAGTGAATCACCACCCAATGCAAAAAAATTATCGCCCGAATGTTCTGGCCCTTGGCCTAAAAGCGCCGACCATAGTCGTGCCAGCTTACTCTCTACTTCATTTAAGGCTCGATCAGAACCTTCTGCCTGCAGCTCTCGCGGCCCCTGATCTGCTGGCTGAGCTGCTAAGGCTAACAAGGCCTTCATGTCGACCTTGCCATTACTTGTCAACGGAAACTCTGTCAACTGGAGCCAAACTGATGGAATCATCGCCTCTGATAAAACTGCCTTGGCTCGAGCGTATAGTTGCTCTTGCTCGAGCTGAACTACCCCTGGAGACAGCAATAACGCCGCCACTAACTGCTGTTGCTCACTCAAATAAACCACGGCACGGCTAACCTCTGGCCAACCCTCTAAATGTGCCCGAACTTCACCAGCTTCAACTCGATTGCCTCTAACCTTAAGCTGGCCATCTGCGCGACCAACAAACTCGATTCGTCCATCTGGGTGATAAAATCCTAAATCACCAGTACGATACAGACGCTCCTGACTCACGGGGTGAGTGATAAACCGCTCCGCCGTACGTTCAGCATCATTTAAATACCCTCGAGCCAAAGACACCCCGCTACAATAAAGTTCAGATACCACCCAATCAGGCACATCAGAAAGGGATTCATCCAATATATGGTAGCCACAGTTTGCAATCGGGCGCCCATAAGGGACGCTAGACCAACCGGCCTCTATGCCTTCAATCTTATGCGCAATATTCCACATCGTCGTTTCTGTCGGCCCACCTACGCTGTACACCACTGTTTCTTCACTGCTTAAAGCGCGGATCCGATCGGCCAACGGCAAGGGTAGCCAATCGCCGCCCAATAAAACCGTCCTTAGATGACCAAAGCAATACTGTTTATACTCGCCCCAGGTCAACAACATCTCCATCATCGCAGGCACCGACACCCAGCCATTCACATCGTATTGATGCATTAACTGTGCCCACGCTTCTGGATTTTTGCGGTCTCCCTCGGCTGGTAAAACCAGAACCCCACCACTGACCATGACGCCTAATACATCGAAGACAGACATATCATGATGCAGTGCCGAGACGCCCAACATGACCAAACGCTCTGAAGCTGTAAATAAATGTTTCAAGCTGTAATCAATAGCATTCAATACCCCACGCCACTCAATCATGACGCCTTTGGGCTGGCCAGTAGTACCAGAGGTATAAATCACATAGGCCAAATCATCTAACTTTGTGTGGTAGCCTGGTAAAGACTGTGGGGCCGGTACGGCTCCTGCAAATAGCACCTTAGCGCGCTGAGATAAGTTTAAAACAGAGCCTGATGAATGCCCGGCTAGTAAGCCCTCAGTTTGCTCATTGACGATGATGACATCAGGCTGTGCATCTTCCAGAATAGCGTGTAGACGTGCTTGGGGCTGGTCGCAGTCTAAAGGCAAATAAGCTGCACCTGCGGCCAAAGCCCCCCATACTGAAACCGCTTGTAACTGGCTCTTGGGCAATAAAATAGCCACAATGGCTGGTTTCGAGGAGGCCCCTACAGCCTGACTAAGATAGCCACCGAGTCGGCTGCTTTGCTGGTACAAATCTCCATAACTCAATTGACCGTCACCCGCAATAACCGCAACCTGATCTGCTTGTCCTGGTTGATCTAGTCGGGTCACAAACTGCTGATATAAAGGCCGCTGATCATAAGGCTGCGGCATATGATTGAATTGATGACGAATCACTAACTGCGCTGATAATTGCGCTTGATCGGTAAAGCTATTGGTATTAAGCATGCGTGTTTACACCCTCTAATTTTGCCCAAAGTAACTGACTTAAACTTCTAGGCGTCCTAGAGGTCATAAATTCAAGCATATCGATGTTTACATTAAGAGATTTTGTCAATTCGGCTTGGATTTGAATGGCAGCCAAAGAACTGCCGCCCATTAAGAAAAAGTCATCATCGGCCACCACCTCTCGACCTAGGTAATCTTGCCAGCACTGACAAACTTGATCTAACAAATCAGCCTCTGACGATGCTGTACCCATAGGCATTGAGCTAGGCGTAACCGAATCATCAACGGCCAGATCAGGCTCTGTACTAGCGGTTAAGTTCAAAGTTGGCTCAATCCAATACCGTGTTTTTTTAAATGGATACCCGCAAAAAGGCACTTTAGCCATTGATACATCAAATAGATTGGCCTTAGGCACAAAACCCGCTTGATACAAGCCAGCCACAGCATGTAAAAATTGAACCACTTCATGTTCAGGCTGTTTGGCACTGGCCATTACGGCCAGCCCTTTTGCATGCAATAATGCTGCCAATGAAGAAACCGGCCCAACTTCAATGGCACAATTAAAAGCTGCATCCTCCATCGCACTAGATAAGGCATCATCAAACAGTGTGGGGGCAAGTAAATGCTGAATCCAATGGTCAATATCGGGCGCACTGCGTAAACGAGCGCCGGTCAACGTGCTATACATTGAGATTTTGGGCGATCCTGTTGGGCACCAATCTAAATCTAATAGTTGCTGTTTTAATTGTTCTGCTACCAGCTGGAGTAAAGGAGAATGAAACGCATGGGTGACATTCAAAGGAGAAATGGCAAAGCCATTCTTTTGACACTGCTGCTCATACAAATAAAGTTCTTTTTTTAGGCCCGAAACAACCTGAACATTGGGGGCATTCTTGGCTGCCACTGTAAGCCCTGAGGGCAATATAGGGAGGTTCTGAAGCGGTGCAAAAACCACCAACATGCCCCCCTCACCCTCAGCCAACTGCTCGAATGCCTCCCCTCTTAATCTGGCTAAGGTTAACGCATCCCCAACAGATAACGCTTCAGCAGCACAGGCCGCCGCAATCTCCCCGATACTGTGCCCCATAACACAGTCAATGGGTAAACCCAAAGCTTGCCATAACTTAAATTGGGCATATTGATACATGAAAAGAGCAGGTTGCAGTACTGAAGGTTTGGTTAAATGCCACTGACTTGTCCCAAGAGGCCAAATTAGATCGGCACGCTGCGGACCTAAAATCTCTCGGCATTCATCAATCGCCCGGCGAAAAACTGAATAAGCTTCGTATAGCTGTCGCCCAATTTCTGACGTTAACTGCCCACCCTGACCAGTAAAAATCAAGCCATACCGAGCTTCCTCTTTAACATCTTTAGGCTTCAAAAAATGAATCTGTTCAAAATCATCAAGCGGCTCAATGATGCAGGCAGAACGCACTTTAAAATGTTTTCGCCCTACGAGTGATGTGTAAGCCACAGCCCTCGCCTTAGTAGGGTCTTGTATCAAATCAGCGCTTAACGAAGGAATCAAAGTCTCAAGCTGTCCCTCACTTTGGGCCGATGCAAAAACCAGTATAGGTCCCTTGTCTTGTCCAACCACATGCCTTGGTAATAATGGCGGCTCTTCTATAAGAACATGAACATTGGTCCCACCAAAGCCAAATGAACTTAAGCCCGCCCGCCTGACTCGATTTTCATGGCGAGGCCAAGGTACTGTTTTTTGGTTGACGCGAAAGTGGGCCTCATTTAGCGTCATATGCGTATTAAGCTGTTTAAAATGAGCCAAAGGCGGAATTGCATCGTGCTTAAAACATAAAAGGATTTTCAGTAAACCTGATAGGCCTGCACAAGACGAAGTATGACCAATATTGGCCTTAACCGACCCTAAATAACAAGGATGAGGACGAGTCTTACCATAAACACTTTTTAAGGCCGTTATTTCAACTGGGTCACCCAACTTGGTGCCCGTACCATGTAACTCGACATAATCAATATCTTGAGGAGCCAGTCCTGACCGTTTGAATGCTGACTTAATTGCTTCGACTTGCCCTTTAACACCAGGCGCCATAAAGTCTTGTTTCTGATTACCATCATTATTGACTCCAACACCCCGGATCACACCCCAAATATGGTCCTGATCGACAATCGCTTCTGGTAGCCGCTTTAAAATCACGGTAACCACAGCACTGCCGACCACAATCCCACTTGCGTCATTGTCTAAAGGACTGCAAATACCCTCTTTCGCATACATCAGCCCTGGTTGATAGAGATAGCCGGCATCATTGATGGCCAACCTCGATGCAGAAACCACGGCAACATCACAGGCTTTTAATTGCAAGTTTTGACACGCAACAGAGAGTGCCGACAAACCTGTAGAACAAGCCGTTTGAATATTCAAAACAGGTCCTGAGAAACCTAATTTATAAGCAATCCAGCTGGCTAAAAAATCTTGACCATTTTGAGTAAAGGCCTCTAATAATTTAGGTAAGTTACTCCGATCATTTAAATAATCGGGCATTAATTTTTCAAGCAGGTACTCTGAGAAATCCTTCCCAGCAAATACCCCAACCGTTTGGTTTTGCCCAAGTTCCGAAGGCACATAACCCGCATTTTCAATAGCATGCCATACAGACTCAAGCATTTTTCGATTTTGTGGATCAAAAACCTTAGCCATTTGTGGGCTGATTCCAAAAAATTCAGCATCAAAATCAGCGACATCATCCAGCTTCATGACTCTAGGCACATAGTCTGGGTGATCAATCAAAGCCTCATCCACACCAGCATTCAGTAAAGTTGATCGATCGAGTATCGTACTCAATTCATTGCCATCCATTAAATGGGCCCAAAACTCACTTAAATCTGCCGTCTTAGGAAAGACGCCATCGACCCCAACAATCGCAATTGCTTCCTCTTTCTCAGAAATATCCAAAATACGGCCTTTCTTCGTATGACTTCAAAAATAAACCCAGCAATTAATCACATGATAATCAACGCAAGGCATCCAAAATTTAATACGAACGCAATTAATAATGATTATCATTAATATTGACATCATAAATAGTTTATCTATAATGAGTCAACAATCAGATGGCATGGTTACGGGAAAAATATTAAATAATAGATAAATAACAATGGATTAAAAATAAATTATTTCAGCTGAGTCATGCTTTCAGGGTGAAGCGCTAAATTGATGCTCTATCAGGACAAGCTCAAATATCTGAAATAAAGGCAACAAAACAAACCGCTTCTATTGAACCCTCAACCTTCAAGTAGACGAGTATGCAAAACACAACACATATGACGAACCAACAAACTGAGCAGTCAATTAATTTATTCTGCCTACCTTCAGCAGGTAGCAGCGCCTCCATGTATGCCAGCTGGGCAAAACATGCTCCTAAATGGCTTAAGGTTTGTCCGATTGAATATCCAGGGCACGGCGCTCGAATCAATGAGCACCTAGTGCATGATCCAATGCTCCTTACCCATGAGCTGGTTGAGACAATTTTAGCGCATGGGCATCAAAAATTTGCGCTCTTTGGTCACAGTTTAGGCACTGCACTCATCTGGCGTATCGTGAAAGAACTACAGAGCAGAAATTTAGAAACTTTACTAGGACTTATAGTCATCAGTGGCCGACGAGAAACCAGCA comes from Neisseriaceae bacterium CLB008 and encodes:
- a CDS encoding beta-ketoacyl synthase N-terminal-like domain-containing protein; this translates as MDISEKEEAIAIVGVDGVFPKTADLSEFWAHLMDGNELSTILDRSTLLNAGVDEALIDHPDYVPRVMKLDDVADFDAEFFGISPQMAKVFDPQNRKMLESVWHAIENAGYVPSELGQNQTVGVFAGKDFSEYLLEKLMPDYLNDRSNLPKLLEAFTQNGQDFLASWIAYKLGFSGPVLNIQTACSTGLSALSVACQNLQLKACDVAVVSASRLAINDAGYLYQPGLMYAKEGICSPLDNDASGIVVGSAVVTVILKRLPEAIVDQDHIWGVIRGVGVNNDGNQKQDFMAPGVKGQVEAIKSAFKRSGLAPQDIDYVELHGTGTKLGDPVEITALKSVYGKTRPHPCYLGSVKANIGHTSSCAGLSGLLKILLCFKHDAIPPLAHFKQLNTHMTLNEAHFRVNQKTVPWPRHENRVRRAGLSSFGFGGTNVHVLIEEPPLLPRHVVGQDKGPILVFASAQSEGQLETLIPSLSADLIQDPTKARAVAYTSLVGRKHFKVRSACIIEPLDDFEQIHFLKPKDVKEEARYGLIFTGQGGQLTSEIGRQLYEAYSVFRRAIDECREILGPQRADLIWPLGTSQWHLTKPSVLQPALFMYQYAQFKLWQALGLPIDCVMGHSIGEIAAACAAEALSVGDALTLARLRGEAFEQLAEGEGGMLVVFAPLQNLPILPSGLTVAAKNAPNVQVVSGLKKELYLYEQQCQKNGFAISPLNVTHAFHSPLLQLVAEQLKQQLLDLDWCPTGSPKISMYSTLTGARLRSAPDIDHWIQHLLAPTLFDDALSSAMEDAAFNCAIEVGPVSSLAALLHAKGLAVMASAKQPEHEVVQFLHAVAGLYQAGFVPKANLFDVSMAKVPFCGYPFKKTRYWIEPTLNLTASTEPDLAVDDSVTPSSMPMGTASSEADLLDQVCQCWQDYLGREVVADDDFFLMGGSSLAAIQIQAELTKSLNVNIDMLEFMTSRTPRSLSQLLWAKLEGVNTHA